In Nocardioides sp. JS614, the sequence TCGCCGGTGGTGATGGCGGCAGCGAACGGCGCCTCGAGGTTCTGGTACCGGTAGGTCTTCATCGCCTGCAGGGTCCACGGAATGCTGATCACCAGCGCCACGACCACGAGCGCGGCGACCAGGGTGCTGCCCTCCTCGGCCGACCGGGCCAGCCAGATCGCGCCGATGACGCTGATCAACAGGATCGGCAGGGCGTTGCGCATCAGCATCGGAGAGTCGGTCAGCCGCAGCACCACCGCTGCCGAGGGCAGCAGGATCGAGGCACCGAGCATCAGGCCGAGCCAGAGCGCGAACGGGTTGCCGCGGGCGAACCCGGCGAAGATGAGTGCGGGCAGGACGATGATCGCGATCGGAGCGCCGTACAGCACCAGCTCGCCGGAGGCCCGGAGCAGCTCGACGGCCGAGAACGTCTCCAAGCCCCCGGAGGCGGCCGCGTCGCTCGACCGGGTGATCCAGGCGAACGGGTTGAGCAGCAGGATCAGGTTGAAGACCGTCCACAGGGCGATCACGTAGACCGTCGGCGAGGCGAAGCCGACCACCGTGCCCTCGACCTCGGTGCCGTCCGCTCCCAGCCGCGCGAGGATCGCGCCGATCATGATGGCGCTCAGCAGGAAGAACACCAGGCTGGTGTAGCCGGCGATGGAGGCGATCGAGAACGAGATCCCGGCGAGCATCACGAACCGGACGTCCGCGGTGATGTACCAGGCGAAGAGGGCGCCCAGAGCCGTGACCACCAGCGCCACCCAGACGAAGTGCCGGGTGCCGGTGGTCGCGTACAGGAGCACCATCGGGTTCGCGCCCAGGGCCAGCAGGACGGCGTACCGCAGGGGTCCCGCCACGAGCGCGCGCCGCATCATGGTGTTGAGGGCGACCATCGTGACGGCCGCGAAGACGGCCGAGGCGAGCGGTACGACGGCCAGTGAGGTCACCAGGCCCCGGAAGATCGCCAGCGGCGCGATCAGCAGCGTCGCGAGCGGCGGGTAGTCGAAGCCGATCGCGGACAGCTTGGCCGGGTCGTTGTGCCACACCATCAGGGCCCGGTTCAGCCGGTCGAGGGTCTCGAAGCCGACGACGTGCAGGTCGACGACCACCCAGTAGCCGAACCACGTGTAGGCGATGGTGAAGAACGCGAAGACGAGCGCGCTCTCCCACCACCGGCGCGGGACGTCGTTGGGCCGGCGGCCCACCGACTGGACGATCCCGCTGAGCCGGTCCCTGGTGTGGACGACGTTGACGGTGGTCATCGGGTCACCCGTGGCCCTCGTCCAGGCCGTGCACCGTCTTCTCCCAGTAGAACGGGTTCGTGAAGAGCTGGATGAAGCCCTTCCACGCGGCCCAGCTCATCAGGCCCCAGTAGAGGGGGGAGAGCAGCGCCGTCCGGGTCAGCCCGAACTCGCCGCGGTGCAGGCTGCCCGCGACGTTGAGGTAGACGAACACGAAGTTGCCGACGAACAGCAGCGCGCTCGCGGCGTAGAAGATGATGCCGGGGAACAGCTGCTCGATGAAGCCCGCCTGGGTGAAGACGTACAGCGTCGTGAGCGCCCAGAAGATCGGGTTGAGGAGCAGCACGAACGCGCTGCCCATCGTGAGGTTGAAGCTCAAGAACCCCTTGAGGCCCGTCTGGGACAGCAGCGCGAAGGGGGCGCGCATGTGGACCAGCCAGGTCTGGATGTAGCCCTTGTTCCAGCGGCTGCGCTGGCGGATCCAGTTCGGGACCTGGGAGTTGGCCTCCTCCAGGGTGGTGGAGTCGATCATCGCCGTGCGGTAGCCCTCGCGGTGCAGTCGGATGCCGAGGTCGGCGTCCTCGGTCACGTTGAACGGGTCCCAGGCGCCCAGCTCGCGCAGCTTGGCGGTGACGAAGTGGTTCGAGGTCCCCCCGAGCGGGATCGGGGACTCGGCCGCGCCCATCGCCGGGAGCACCAGCTCGAAGTGCATCGAGTACTCGTTGGCGAACCAGGCCGTGAGCATGTTCTGGTCCTGGTTGAAGTGGTTGAGCTTCGCCTGGACGCACACGACGTTCTCGGGCACCCGGCTGAAGGCGATGATGGCCTTCTTCAGCTGGTCGGGGTCCGGCCGGTCCTCGGCGTCGAAGATGACGCAGTAGTCACCCGTAGCCAGCTGGAGCCCGTAGTTGCACGCCTTGGGCTTGGTCTTGGGCTGGCTGTCCGGGACCACCACGAGGTGGAAGTGCGGCGGCAGCTGCAGGTCCCGGATCCTCTGGACCGTCTCCTCGTCGTCCTCCTCGCACAGCAGCTTCACGTCGAGCCGGGTGCGGGGGTAGTCGAGCGCGTTGATGTCGCGGACCAGACGCGGGACGATGCCCGCCTCCTTGTAGAGCGGGACCAGGATCGTGTACGTCGGCAGGTGCCGCTCGTCGATCGCCGCGATCTCCTCGTCGGTGACGTCGGTCTCCAGGTGGGTCCCGAGCGCCCGCAGGGTGAGCCGGAACTTGTAGAACGACACCACGAGGTAGAGCAGGCTGCACGCCGCGACCACGGCGATCGCCGTCTCCATCGGCCAGATCACCGCGCACATCACGACCACGATCGCGGTGGTCACCAGCGCGGCCTTCTGGCCGCCCGAGATGACGATGTGGGCAGACTCCTCCGGCCGGGTCTCCATCAGCAGCCGGGTGGACACCTCGGCGTAGTGCCGGGCGTGGACCCGCTGGACCAGCTGGTCGAGCTCGGTGCGGTTGGCCAGCAGCTGGCGGAACGGCGAGCCGAGCGCCTCCTCGACCTCGGCCGCCTGCTCGGTGTCGAGGGGGCGGGCGACGGCCAGGAGGACCAGGTCGTCGGTCGCCGCGACCGGCACCGCCTGGAAGGTGTGGGCGAGCCGCTCCGGGAGCCGCCGGGCCACCTCGAAGTCGGGGGTGAAGCCGGCCAGCCCGACCCGCTGCATCTGGTACATCTCCGACAGCGCGGCCACGAGGACGTCCTCCGTGATCGCCTCGTGGGACACCAGGATGTCGCCGAGCGGGTCGCCGGTCCGGGAGTACTCCAGCATCGCGCGCTGCAGCTGGTCGTCGGTGATCAGCCCGCTGCGGGTGAGCATCTGGGCCATCTGCATCCGCGCGCGGCGGGCGTCCGGGGTCTCGACCTCGGTCTCCTGCGGCGGGTAGACCGCGTCGATCGCCGCCACGATCTCGTTGACGGTGTGCCGCACCAGCTGCACCGGGCGGTCGATCCGCTCGGCGACGACCTGGGTGGTGATCGCGTCGTCGGCGTCGGCGGCGGCAACCAGCACGGTGCCGTTCACCGACGCGTACGGCATCACCCGGAAGGTGCGGCAGATGCCCTCGGGGATCAGGTGGCGCAGGTCCTGGTCGACGCCGTCGGTGAGTCGTGGGTTGCGGCGGGTCTCGGTGCCGGTCTGGATGGTGGTCACGGCGAGGTCCCCGCTCCGAATCCGAAGGCACCCGGCGTGCCCCGGCCGCCGGTGCCGGACTGGGTCGGGCCGGCCGGCGTGCCGGTCGGTGCGGTCGGGGCGGTCGTGGACCGCTTCGCCCGCGGCCGCAGCACGGCGTAGGCGAGATAGGCGAGCCCCAGCGCCACGAGCGGCGCGATGAGGAAGGCGAGGAAGACGACGACCAGGATGAGTAGGGTCAAGACGAGGTCGACGAACGCGGCGCCGACCGACTTGGTTGCCGGACGCGACGGGCTCGCCTGCACCGACATGACGCTTCCCCCCTGCTCAGGTACCACACGCTCGGCCCCGAGTCCCTTCTTGGGGACTCATGGTGGCACGCCCCCTCGCGCACCGTTCACCGATTGGTGGACTCCTAGATGCTCACCGTAGCCCGCATTCGCCGGCCCCAGGAGCGGTCTGGTCCACCGTTGACGGACTGTTGATCGATCGTTGACGACGTGTGGACCGCCTGTGGATCTCCGGGCCGCCGGGAGCCGGTCACCGTGCCGGCAGGTGCCCGGTCAGCCAGGTGCGCGCAGCCCGGCCGTACGCCGTCGGCCGACCGCGCTCGTCGGTGACCAGTGCCATCGGGTCGCCGGGATGGTCCGCCCAGACCCAGAACAGCACACCCAGGTTGTGCTCGTCGGCCCAGTCGAGGTAGCGCCCGACGTACCCGTTCTCGGGATGGCGGGCCCCGAGCTCGGAGGTCAGCACGGGCACGGTCTCGGCGACCGGGGCGATGACGTCGTTCCAGCAGTCCGGGTCGCCGCACGCCTTGAAGTCGTAGGAGTGGAACGCCGCCACCAGCTGGTCGTCGTCCGGCGCGAACTCCAGCCAGTGGCTGATGTCGTTGGCGTAGTCCAGGCCGCCGAGCAGGATCGGCTGCTCGGCACCGGCGTCCCGGATGGCGTTGACCACGGCGGCCATGCCCTGGACGGGATAGGTGACCTGTCCGAGGGTCGCGGTCTGGTCATCCTCGACCGGCGCCTGGCAACCGCCGTCCCGCCAGCACCGCCAGGTGAGCCCGAACAACAGCCGGGCACCGCTGGAGCTGTACCGGGAGTAGGGCTCGTTGAAGGCGTCGAACAGCACCGACGGGTTGTCGGCGTACTCGGTGGCGACCGAGGTCCAGAACGCGATCGACTCGGAGTCCGGCATCGCCAGGTTGCCGAACTCCGGCTGCCCGATCCGCTTGCGGCTGTGCAGGTCCAGCACGACCACGATGCCGGCCCGGTTGAGCGCGGTCACGAACGCGTGCACGTCGCTGCGGTAGCCGGCCACCGAGCGTTCCTCGTACTGGTCGCTGACCGGTGCTCCGCGGGTGCCGAGCCAACAGTCCTGGTTGAGGGGGAGCCGGACCGTGTTCGCACCCCAGCCGGCGATCTCCTTCGCCTCCGTCGTGGCCGGGTCCCGGGCGACCAGGTTGTCGAGCGCCGACATGCCCCAGCCCTGGGCGCAGGCGTACTCGAAGCTGCTCCAGTTGACCCCACGCGGCACGAAGTCGCGACCGCTGCGGGCGTCGATGATCCGGTTGCCGTCGACCACGGGATGTGCGGCCCCGGTGTTCGCGGGGACGCCGGCCGCCATCGGGGTGCGCAGCTGGAGGTAGAGGCCGGTGCCGGCGACCAGTGCCACGACCACGGCGAGCACGATCCAGCGTGCCTGGTGCCGCGCGTGCAGCCGCATGGAAGCCCCCCTCTCCACGGGACCAATCGTACGGTCCGGAGCGGCCGTTATGTTGGCCGAATGAGCGAGACCGTCTTCACCTACGCCGCACCCGCGCTGAAGTTCGGGACGGGCGCCTCCGCCGAGGTCGGGCACGACCTCGCGTCGTACGGCGCCCGCCGCGTGCTGCTGGTCACCGATCCGGGGGTCGCGGCCACCGGGCACCCCGAGCGGATCGCCGCGCAGGTCACGGCTCGTGGCATCGAGGTGACGACGTACGACCGGGTCCACGTCGAGCCGACCGATGAGTCCCTGGCCGAGGCGATCGACTTCGCCCGGGACGCGGGGCCGTTCGACGCGATCCTGGCCGTCGGGGGCGGCTCGTCGATCGACACCGCCAAGGCGGTCAACCTGCTCACCACCAACCCGGGTGAGCTGATGGACTACGTCAACGCCCCGGTCGGCCGGGCGCAGGCGCCCCAGCACCCGCTGCTGCCGCTGGTGGCGATCCCCACCACGACCGGAACCGGCGCCGAGAGCACCACGATCTGCGTGCTCGACGTGCTGGCGCTGAAGGTCAAGACCGGGATCAGCCACCCCCGGCTGCGGCCGACCCTGGCGGTCGTCGACCCGGCGCTGACGATCAGCCAGCCCGCCGTGGTCACCGCGGCCGCGGGCCTGGACATCGTCTGCCACGCCCTCGAGAGCTACACCGCCCGGTGGTACGCCGAGTTCGACGCCAAGCAGCCCGAGCAGCGGGTGCCCTACTGCGGGGCGAACCCGATCTCCGACCTGTGGTCGGAGCGGGCGCTGTCGCTGCTGGCCGGCTCGTTCCGGGCGGCGGTCCGGGACGGGTCCGACCGCGCCGCGCGGGAGCAGATGGCGATGGCGGCGACCTTCGCCGGCCTGGGCTTCGGCAACGCCGGCGTGCACATCCCGCACGCGAACGCCTACCCGATCGCCGGCCGGGTCCGCGACTACCGGCCCGACGGCTACCCCGACGAGCCGATCGTCCCGCACGGCATGGCGGTCTCGCTGACGGCGCCCGCCGCGTTCCGGTTCACCTTCGACGCCGCCCCCGACCGGCACGTCCGCGCGGCCCAGCTGCTCGACCCCGGCGTCGCGCCTGGCCCGGACGCCCTGCCCGCGGCGCTGCGCAGCCTGATGCGCGACGTGGGCATCCCGAACGGCCTCGCGGCGGTGGGGTACGCCGATGCCGATGTCGACGACCTGGTCGCGGGGGCGCTCCAGCAGCAGCGGCTGCTCGCGACCGCGCCGAGGCGTCCCACGGAGGAGGACCTGGCGTCGGTGTTCCGGGCCTCGATGGAACACTGGTGACGTGTCGCAACCGCCCTCTGCACTCGTCGCGGAACTGCGCCGGCGGGACGTCTCGGACGTCGACGACTCCACGCTGACCCGGGCGCTGTACTCCTCGGACGCCTCGCTCTACCGGGTCGTCCCGCAGGTCGTCGTCCGCCCCCGCCACCGCGACGAGCTGCTGGCGATCCTCGACACCGCTCGCGAGACCGGGGCGCCGGTCACGATGCGCGGCGCCGGCACCTCGATCGCCGGCAACGCGGTCGGCACCGGCATTGTCGTCGACACCCTGCGCCACCTCAACCGGGTCCTGTCCGTCGACCCGGAGGCTCGGACCGCCGTCGTCCAGCCCGGGGTCGTGCACGCCGACCTGCAGCGCGCGGCCGCGCCGTACGGCCTGCGGTTCGGGCCGGACCCGTCGACGCACACCCGGTGCACGATCGGCGGGATGATCGGCAACAACGCCTGCGGGTCGCGGGCGCTGGGCTACGGCCGCACCGTCGACAACGTGGTCGCGATGGACGTCGCGCACGGGCCGGGCGCCGCGGACGTCGAGGCCCGGCTGGCGGCTCTGGTCGACCAGCACCTGGGCCACGTGCGCACCTCGTTCGGGCGGTTCTCGCGCCAGGTCAGCGGCTACTCCCTGGAGCACCTGCTGCCGGAGAACGGCCGCAGCCTGGACCGGTTCCTGGTGGGCTCCGAGGGCACCCTGGCGATCGTCCAGGAGGCGACCGTGCGGCTGGTCGAGGACGAGAGCGTCCGCTGGCTGGTGCTGCTCGGCTACCCCTCGATGGTCGAGGCGGCGGACGCCGTCCCCGTCCTGGCCGCCGCCGCGGACGGGCGGATGATCGCCTGCGAGGGGCTGGACGCGCGGATCGTCGACCTCGTGCGGGCCCGCGGCAACGCCGTCCCGCAGCTGCCGCCCGGTGCCGGCTGGCTGTTCGTCGAGCTGGCCGGAGCGGACGCCGAGTCGCTGGCGGCCCGGATCGTCGCGGCGTCCGGGGCGCTCGGGCACCGGATCGTCCTGGACGCCGCCGAGTCGGCAGCGCTGTGGCGGATCCGCGAGGACGGCGCCGGCCTGGCCGCCCGCAGCCTGTCCCGCCCGGCGTACTCCGGCTGGGAGGACGCGGCCGTGCCGCCGGAGCGGCTCGGCGCCTGGCTGCGAGACTTCGACGAGCTGCTGCGCGAGCACGAGCTCGACGGCGTGCCTTACGGGCACTTCGGGGACGGCTGCGTGCATGTGCGCATCGACTTCCCCTTCCAGGTCGACGGCGAGGACCAGGCGCGCCGGCGGTTCCGCGACTTCCTCACCGCGTGCGCGCTCCGGCTGCGCGAGCACGGCGGCTCGCTCTCCGGCGAGCACGGCGACGGGCGGGCGCGCTCCGAGCTGCTGCCGCTGATGTACGACGCGGAGTCGCTGCGCCTGTTCGCGGCCGTCAAGGAGATCTGCGACCCGGTCAACCTGCTCAACCCCGGCAACATCGTCGACCCCGCACCGCTCGACGCCGACCTGCGCCCGGCCCGGCCCCGGCCGGCGATCTCGCTGGCGGCCGAGGTGCACCGCTGCACTGGTGTCGGCAAGTGCGTCTCGCCGCGGACCACCGGCGTGATGTGCCCCTCCTACCTCGCGACCCGTGAGGAGAAGGACTCGACCCGCGGCCGGTCGCGGGTGCTCCAGGAGGCGCTCGACGGGGAGCTCGTGCACGGGCTCGCCGACCCGGCCGTGCACGAGGCCCTGGACCTGTGCCTGGCCTGCAAGGGCTGCAAGTCCGACTGCCCGACCGGCGTGGACATGGCGAGCTACAAGGCCGAGGCGCTCTACGCGACGTACGACGGGCCCGGCGCCACCAAGCGGCGGCCACGCAGCCACTACCTGCTCGGCCGGCTGCCGAAGTGGGCCCGGCTGACCGCCCCGATGGCGCCGGTCGCGAACCGGATGCTGCGGCTCGGCCCGGTCGCGCGGCTGGCGAAGGCGACCGCCGGCATCGACCAGCGGCGCTCGATCCCCGCGTTCGCGCCGCGCACCCTGCGCCGCCGGACCGGCGGATCCGCACCCGGCACCCCGGACGTCTGG encodes:
- a CDS encoding glycoside hydrolase family 5 protein, whose product is MERGASMRLHARHQARWIVLAVVVALVAGTGLYLQLRTPMAAGVPANTGAAHPVVDGNRIIDARSGRDFVPRGVNWSSFEYACAQGWGMSALDNLVARDPATTEAKEIAGWGANTVRLPLNQDCWLGTRGAPVSDQYEERSVAGYRSDVHAFVTALNRAGIVVVLDLHSRKRIGQPEFGNLAMPDSESIAFWTSVATEYADNPSVLFDAFNEPYSRYSSSGARLLFGLTWRCWRDGGCQAPVEDDQTATLGQVTYPVQGMAAVVNAIRDAGAEQPILLGGLDYANDISHWLEFAPDDDQLVAAFHSYDFKACGDPDCWNDVIAPVAETVPVLTSELGARHPENGYVGRYLDWADEHNLGVLFWVWADHPGDPMALVTDERGRPTAYGRAARTWLTGHLPAR
- a CDS encoding hydroxyacid-oxoacid transhydrogenase, coding for MSETVFTYAAPALKFGTGASAEVGHDLASYGARRVLLVTDPGVAATGHPERIAAQVTARGIEVTTYDRVHVEPTDESLAEAIDFARDAGPFDAILAVGGGSSIDTAKAVNLLTTNPGELMDYVNAPVGRAQAPQHPLLPLVAIPTTTGTGAESTTICVLDVLALKVKTGISHPRLRPTLAVVDPALTISQPAVVTAAAGLDIVCHALESYTARWYAEFDAKQPEQRVPYCGANPISDLWSERALSLLAGSFRAAVRDGSDRAAREQMAMAATFAGLGFGNAGVHIPHANAYPIAGRVRDYRPDGYPDEPIVPHGMAVSLTAPAAFRFTFDAAPDRHVRAAQLLDPGVAPGPDALPAALRSLMRDVGIPNGLAAVGYADADVDDLVAGALQQQRLLATAPRRPTEEDLASVFRASMEHW
- a CDS encoding FAD-binding and (Fe-S)-binding domain-containing protein encodes the protein MSQPPSALVAELRRRDVSDVDDSTLTRALYSSDASLYRVVPQVVVRPRHRDELLAILDTARETGAPVTMRGAGTSIAGNAVGTGIVVDTLRHLNRVLSVDPEARTAVVQPGVVHADLQRAAAPYGLRFGPDPSTHTRCTIGGMIGNNACGSRALGYGRTVDNVVAMDVAHGPGAADVEARLAALVDQHLGHVRTSFGRFSRQVSGYSLEHLLPENGRSLDRFLVGSEGTLAIVQEATVRLVEDESVRWLVLLGYPSMVEAADAVPVLAAAADGRMIACEGLDARIVDLVRARGNAVPQLPPGAGWLFVELAGADAESLAARIVAASGALGHRIVLDAAESAALWRIREDGAGLAARSLSRPAYSGWEDAAVPPERLGAWLRDFDELLREHELDGVPYGHFGDGCVHVRIDFPFQVDGEDQARRRFRDFLTACALRLREHGGSLSGEHGDGRARSELLPLMYDAESLRLFAAVKEICDPVNLLNPGNIVDPAPLDADLRPARPRPAISLAAEVHRCTGVGKCVSPRTTGVMCPSYLATREEKDSTRGRSRVLQEALDGELVHGLADPAVHEALDLCLACKGCKSDCPTGVDMASYKAEALYATYDGPGATKRRPRSHYLLGRLPKWARLTAPMAPVANRMLRLGPVARLAKATAGIDQRRSIPAFAPRTLRRRTGGSAPGTPDVWIWADSFTDHFFPDNGLAAIRFLESVGVTARVIREDACCGLTWVTTGQLDQARSIMDRTVRTLSPYVASGVPVVGLEPSCLATLRSDLPELTGAHLDVLTFAELLERLDVPLPSLAGVEVVAQPHCHHASVLGWAADKRLLERAGATLTQVAGCCGLAGNFGMEKGHYEVSVAVAETHLLPTVRSHPDAVVLADGMSCRVQLDDLADVPTMHLAELLASRLEG
- a CDS encoding glycosyltransferase — its product is MTTIQTGTETRRNPRLTDGVDQDLRHLIPEGICRTFRVMPYASVNGTVLVAAADADDAITTQVVAERIDRPVQLVRHTVNEIVAAIDAVYPPQETEVETPDARRARMQMAQMLTRSGLITDDQLQRAMLEYSRTGDPLGDILVSHEAITEDVLVAALSEMYQMQRVGLAGFTPDFEVARRLPERLAHTFQAVPVAATDDLVLLAVARPLDTEQAAEVEEALGSPFRQLLANRTELDQLVQRVHARHYAEVSTRLLMETRPEESAHIVISGGQKAALVTTAIVVVMCAVIWPMETAIAVVAACSLLYLVVSFYKFRLTLRALGTHLETDVTDEEIAAIDERHLPTYTILVPLYKEAGIVPRLVRDINALDYPRTRLDVKLLCEEDDEETVQRIRDLQLPPHFHLVVVPDSQPKTKPKACNYGLQLATGDYCVIFDAEDRPDPDQLKKAIIAFSRVPENVVCVQAKLNHFNQDQNMLTAWFANEYSMHFELVLPAMGAAESPIPLGGTSNHFVTAKLRELGAWDPFNVTEDADLGIRLHREGYRTAMIDSTTLEEANSQVPNWIRQRSRWNKGYIQTWLVHMRAPFALLSQTGLKGFLSFNLTMGSAFVLLLNPIFWALTTLYVFTQAGFIEQLFPGIIFYAASALLFVGNFVFVYLNVAGSLHRGEFGLTRTALLSPLYWGLMSWAAWKGFIQLFTNPFYWEKTVHGLDEGHG